Genomic segment of Paenibacillus sp. FSL R5-0623:
GTTACGGTTCACTCTCTCTGCCTGTTGTTCTGTCACTGGAACCGGAATGCTGTGCAGCAAGATCTGAGCTTCTTCCCAGACCTCAAACTGCTCGGAGCACTCATCACAACCAGCGAGATGAGCATGAAATGCAATCCGCTGAGGATGAGTTTCCGGCAAGTCCCAGACCAGTGCAAACAGTTCCTGGGCTTCATTGCAATTCATCGGTTCTTCATCCCTTCATATGGCTCGTACACCGGTTCGAAGAAATAAGGTTCCAATTGAGTTTTTACGCTTGATCTTGCTCTGAATAATAGCGATTTCACAGAACTGACGCTCTGCCCAAGAATATTCGCAATCTCTTGGTAGTCTAGTTGATCATACTCGCGGAGTATAATCGCAGAACGTTGCTTCTCCGGCAAATTGTTAATCGCATCCCTAACCAGCATCACCCGCTCGCTACGTAGTACAGCATACTCCGGTGTATTCTCCGAAGGAGCAACGGGAACAATCCCGCTCTCTTCAAGTGGGACATTTCCGCTGCGCTGTTTGCGAAGCTCACTCAGTACCGTATTTCTCGCAATGGTATATAACCAGGTTGAGAATGAGGCATCCACCTCACGGAAAGAGTGCAGACTGCGGAACGCCTTATAGAAAGTCTCAGAACAGAGATCTTCCGCAAGCAGCTCCATATTGGAACTTTTCAACATATGATATACGAAAGCCAGTATTTTACGCTGATAACGACTCATCAGCTCGGAATATAACTCCAGGTTACCTTCCTTGATCTCTCGAATCAACTGGGAATCCGTCATTTGAGTGCGACCCCTCCTCGCCCATCCATGTGCTTCTCCCCGTTCGACTCTATCCATGTATTACCGAACAGGCACAAAAAAGTTGCGGTTCTCACCG
This window contains:
- a CDS encoding sigma-70 family RNA polymerase sigma factor — encoded protein: MTDSQLIREIKEGNLELYSELMSRYQRKILAFVYHMLKSSNMELLAEDLCSETFYKAFRSLHSFREVDASFSTWLYTIARNTVLSELRKQRSGNVPLEESGIVPVAPSENTPEYAVLRSERVMLVRDAINNLPEKQRSAIILREYDQLDYQEIANILGQSVSSVKSLLFRARSSVKTQLEPYFFEPVYEPYEGMKNR